One genomic window of Brevundimonas vesicularis includes the following:
- a CDS encoding catalase: MAKNAKPAGAPTIGNAGEVHQTASTPETRLTTNHGTPISDNQNSLKAGPRGSTLLEDFILREKIQHFDHERIPERIVHARGSAAHGFFELTDSLSDFTTAKILTEVGKKTELFTRFSTVAGGAGSVDTPRDVRGFAVKFYTTEGNWDLVGNNIPVFFIQDAIKFPDLIHSVKMEADKGYPQAASAHDTFWDFIGLMPESMHMVMWAMSDRGIPRSLRMMEGFGVNTFRLINAEGEATLVKFHWRPKLGTQSTCWDEAVKIAGADPDYHRRDLYEAIDQGDFPEWEFGVQLFTQEQADALPFDILDATKLVPEEDYPIRVIGRMVLDRNPDNFFAETEQVAFLPTNIVPGIHFSEDPLLQGRLFSYQDTQLSRLGTVNFHQIPINQAKGCPFQNFQRDGHMQMAVPKGRANYEPNSLAEAGEDGGPREDSKGGFRTAPIPVEGEKVRLRADSFADHYSQARLFFRSQTEIEQAHMASAIVFELSKVSLAHVRERVLANLQNVDETLAKRVADGLNLPLPKASDPGVAPIDLDASPALRIVGKYPDTLKGRKVAILVADGSDGAVVDAVKAAVEGDGGSVFIVAPKIGGAKLKGGKTLAADGQLAGSPSVLFDAIAIVLSDDGCAQLLKEGAAVDFAKDAFGHLKAIGHTPEAQPLLDKAGVEPDAGVIDLSKAPEAFLAPARTRQWDREPKVRMLA, from the coding sequence ATGGCCAAGAACGCAAAGCCGGCCGGCGCGCCGACAATCGGCAACGCCGGAGAGGTGCACCAGACCGCCTCGACGCCTGAGACCCGCCTGACCACCAATCACGGGACGCCGATCAGCGACAATCAGAACTCGCTCAAGGCTGGCCCGCGCGGCTCGACCCTGCTGGAAGACTTCATCCTCCGCGAGAAGATCCAGCATTTCGACCACGAGCGTATCCCTGAGCGGATCGTCCATGCCCGCGGCTCGGCCGCCCACGGCTTCTTCGAACTTACCGACAGTCTGTCGGACTTCACCACGGCCAAGATCCTGACCGAGGTGGGCAAGAAGACCGAACTGTTCACCCGTTTCTCGACCGTGGCCGGCGGCGCGGGCTCGGTCGATACGCCGCGCGACGTGCGCGGCTTTGCGGTCAAATTTTACACGACCGAAGGCAACTGGGATCTGGTCGGCAACAACATCCCCGTCTTCTTCATCCAGGACGCGATCAAGTTCCCGGACCTGATCCACTCAGTGAAGATGGAGGCCGACAAGGGCTATCCCCAGGCGGCCAGCGCCCACGACACCTTCTGGGACTTCATCGGCCTGATGCCCGAGAGCATGCATATGGTCATGTGGGCCATGTCGGATCGCGGCATCCCGCGCAGCCTGCGCATGATGGAAGGCTTCGGCGTCAACACCTTCCGGCTGATCAACGCCGAAGGCGAGGCGACCCTGGTCAAGTTCCACTGGCGGCCCAAGCTGGGCACCCAATCCACCTGCTGGGACGAGGCGGTCAAGATCGCCGGCGCCGACCCGGACTATCACCGTCGCGACCTGTATGAGGCCATCGATCAGGGCGACTTCCCCGAATGGGAGTTCGGGGTGCAGTTGTTCACGCAGGAACAGGCCGACGCCCTCCCCTTCGACATTCTGGACGCCACCAAGCTGGTGCCGGAAGAGGATTATCCGATCCGCGTGATCGGCCGCATGGTCCTGGACCGCAACCCCGACAACTTCTTCGCCGAGACCGAACAGGTCGCCTTCCTGCCGACCAACATCGTGCCGGGCATCCACTTTTCGGAAGATCCGCTGTTGCAGGGACGGCTGTTCTCTTATCAGGACACCCAGCTGTCGCGCCTGGGCACGGTCAACTTCCACCAGATCCCGATCAATCAGGCCAAGGGCTGCCCCTTCCAGAACTTCCAGCGCGACGGCCATATGCAGATGGCCGTGCCCAAGGGCCGTGCCAACTACGAACCCAACAGCCTGGCCGAGGCGGGCGAGGACGGCGGCCCGCGTGAAGATTCCAAGGGCGGCTTCCGCACCGCGCCCATCCCGGTCGAGGGCGAAAAGGTCCGGCTGCGCGCCGACAGCTTCGCCGATCACTACAGCCAGGCGCGACTGTTCTTCCGCTCCCAAACCGAGATCGAACAGGCCCACATGGCCAGCGCCATCGTGTTCGAACTGTCCAAGGTGTCGCTCGCCCACGTTCGCGAGCGTGTTCTGGCCAATCTGCAGAACGTCGATGAGACCCTGGCCAAGCGTGTCGCAGACGGCCTGAACCTGCCTCTGCCGAAGGCGTCCGACCCCGGTGTAGCGCCCATCGATCTGGATGCCTCGCCCGCCTTGCGCATCGTCGGCAAATATCCCGACACCCTGAAGGGCCGGAAGGTCGCCATCCTGGTCGCCGACGGTTCGGACGGTGCGGTCGTCGACGCCGTGAAGGCGGCGGTTGAAGGCGACGGCGGTTCGGTCTTCATCGTCGCCCCCAAGATCGGCGGCGCAAAGCTGAAGGGCGGCAAGACCCTGGCCGCCGACGGTCAGCTGGCCGGCAGCCCTTCGGTCTTGTTCGACGCAATCGCCATCGTCCTGTCCGACGACGGTTGCGCCCAGTTGCTGAAGGAAGGCGCCGCGGTCGATTTCGCCAAGGACGCCTTCGGCCACCTCAAGGCCATCGGCCACACCCCCGAGGCCCAGCCCCTGCTGGACAAGGCGGGCGTCGAGCCGGACGCAGGCGTGATCGATCTGTCCAAGGCCCCCGAGGCCTTCCTCGCCCCCGCCCGCACCCGCCAGTGGGACCGCGAGCCCAAGGTGCGAATGCTGGCGTAA
- a CDS encoding glycosyltransferase family 4 protein, which yields MKIAQITPLYEAVPPKLYGGTERVVAHLTDALVELGHDVTLFASADAQTKARLVPVRDQAIRLDPAPLKSDLAAHLSMLGEVLDRADQFDVIHFHTDMVHFPLFQKYADKTLTTLHGRLDMKDLPGVYARWSEFGLVSISDDQRKPLHFANWKATVHHGMPGEQYIFSPKSEGYLAFLGRISPEKRPDRAIEIATKLGKRLKMAAKVDAADKRYWEETIRPLVEGNPLIEFIGEIGDHQKSAFLGGAEALLFPIDWPEPFGLVMIEAMACGTPVVAFRCGSTPEVIEDGATGFLVDTMEQAIAAAGRVHLLDREAVRARFDLRFSATAMARRYLDVYGDLLARRPFAEAALDNVVTPLRPLEEDRSFAAIA from the coding sequence ATGAAAATCGCGCAGATCACCCCGCTGTATGAGGCCGTGCCTCCCAAGCTGTACGGCGGTACGGAGCGTGTGGTCGCGCATCTGACCGACGCCTTGGTCGAGCTGGGCCACGACGTGACGCTGTTCGCCAGCGCCGACGCCCAGACCAAGGCCCGTCTGGTGCCCGTGCGCGACCAGGCCATCCGTCTGGATCCGGCGCCGTTGAAATCCGATCTCGCCGCCCACCTGTCGATGCTGGGAGAGGTGCTGGACCGCGCCGATCAGTTCGACGTCATCCACTTCCACACCGACATGGTCCATTTCCCGCTGTTCCAGAAATATGCGGACAAGACCCTGACGACCCTGCATGGCCGTCTGGATATGAAGGATTTGCCCGGCGTCTATGCGCGCTGGAGCGAGTTCGGTCTGGTCTCGATCTCCGACGATCAGCGCAAGCCGCTGCATTTCGCCAACTGGAAGGCGACCGTCCATCACGGCATGCCCGGCGAACAATATATCTTCTCGCCGAAATCGGAGGGCTATCTGGCCTTCCTGGGTCGCATCTCGCCCGAGAAACGCCCCGACCGCGCCATCGAGATCGCCACCAAACTGGGCAAGCGGCTGAAGATGGCCGCCAAGGTGGACGCCGCCGACAAGCGCTATTGGGAGGAGACGATCCGCCCTCTGGTCGAGGGCAACCCGCTGATCGAGTTCATCGGCGAGATCGGCGACCATCAGAAGTCCGCCTTCCTCGGCGGCGCCGAGGCCCTGCTCTTCCCCATCGATTGGCCGGAGCCCTTTGGCCTGGTGATGATCGAGGCCATGGCCTGCGGCACGCCCGTCGTCGCCTTCCGCTGCGGCTCGACGCCGGAGGTCATCGAAGACGGCGCCACAGGCTTCCTCGTCGACACGATGGAGCAGGCGATCGCTGCGGCCGGGCGCGTCCATCTGTTGGACCGCGAGGCTGTACGCGCGCGCTTTGACCTGCGCTTCTCCGCCACCGCCATGGCGCGCCGCTACCTGGACGTCTACGGCGACCTACTGGCGCGCCGTCCGTTCGCGGAAGCCGCGCTGGACAATGTCGTCACCCCGCTGCGTCCGCTCGAAGAAGACCGCAGCTTCGCCGCCATCGCATAA
- a CDS encoding amylo-alpha-1,6-glucosidase: MDDAYSTQLTAGESVEATGLEQLMALKEGDTFLVADGWGDMKGGADGLFAGDTRVLSRWAMTVGLLKPSRLSSGVSQDNVFFSCHTTNRPLPPMGGRSAPAGVLHIERRRFLWNRRMFERIRMVNHGVEDILLPLAFDFGADFFDIFQVRGTPRAKRGTIHTPTTDGRRVTFRYTGLDDVDRSSCIAFSEPPARLTHQRAEFMFSLPKGRSLDLFIECGVDACETPDADRWRQNAIQARLAMRAKRRRGASVRGPRSPRFNDWLDQSRADMALLTTDLPTGPYPYAGTPWFSTPFGRDGIISAWQMLWLDPSLAKGVLTYLASRQATETSLYRDSQPGKIMHETRGGEMSALHEVPFGLYYGGVDTTCLFVALAGAYANRTGDLDLIRKLWPNLIAAADWMRDYGDSNNDGLIDYQRGADTGLSNQGWKDSEDSIFHADGRFPKGPIALLEVQGYAFAAWKALGDLGERLHDDRTTEWRMRAEQVRSLVEEKFWMEDEGFYAVALDGDGQQCRAIASNAGHLLFTGLPSLERARRVTKRLLTAEFRTGWGIRTLEVGQARFNPMSYHNGSVWPHDTAMAAAGMAAYGERDAVAEILAEIYAAAAHFHLRLPELFCGFPREPGEPPIAYPVACLPQAWAAGSVFLMLQATLGLSIDAWTETVDLADPVLPAGLDRLKITGLEVGGAVVDLNIQHADGRAVVIPHHKQGKVSIRTLR, translated from the coding sequence ATGGACGACGCCTATTCCACTCAACTGACCGCCGGTGAATCGGTCGAGGCCACGGGTCTCGAACAGCTGATGGCGCTGAAGGAAGGCGATACCTTCCTGGTCGCCGACGGATGGGGCGACATGAAGGGCGGCGCCGACGGCCTGTTCGCGGGCGACACCCGCGTCCTGTCGCGCTGGGCCATGACCGTCGGCCTGCTGAAGCCGTCGCGCCTGTCGTCCGGCGTCAGCCAGGACAACGTCTTCTTCTCCTGCCACACCACCAACCGTCCCCTGCCCCCGATGGGCGGCCGGTCGGCTCCGGCTGGCGTCCTGCATATCGAGCGCCGGCGCTTCCTTTGGAACCGGCGGATGTTCGAGCGCATCCGCATGGTCAACCACGGGGTGGAGGACATCCTGCTGCCGCTGGCCTTCGACTTCGGCGCCGACTTCTTCGATATCTTCCAGGTGCGCGGCACGCCTCGGGCCAAGCGCGGGACCATCCATACGCCGACGACCGACGGTCGCCGCGTCACCTTCCGCTACACCGGCCTGGACGATGTGGACCGTTCCAGCTGTATCGCCTTTTCCGAACCGCCCGCGCGCCTGACGCATCAACGCGCGGAGTTCATGTTCAGCCTGCCCAAGGGCCGCTCCCTGGACCTGTTCATCGAGTGCGGCGTGGACGCCTGCGAAACGCCGGACGCCGATCGCTGGCGCCAGAACGCCATCCAGGCCCGCCTGGCCATGCGCGCCAAACGCCGGCGCGGCGCCTCGGTGCGCGGCCCGCGTAGCCCGCGCTTCAACGATTGGCTGGATCAGTCGCGCGCCGACATGGCGCTGTTGACCACAGACCTGCCGACCGGCCCCTATCCCTATGCGGGCACGCCGTGGTTCTCGACCCCGTTCGGTCGAGACGGCATCATTTCGGCCTGGCAAATGCTTTGGCTGGATCCGTCGCTGGCCAAGGGCGTGCTGACCTATCTGGCCTCACGCCAGGCGACCGAGACATCGCTCTATCGAGACAGCCAGCCCGGCAAGATTATGCACGAGACCCGCGGCGGCGAAATGAGCGCCCTGCATGAGGTGCCGTTCGGTCTCTACTATGGCGGGGTCGACACCACCTGTCTGTTCGTGGCCCTGGCCGGCGCCTATGCCAACCGCACCGGCGATCTGGATCTGATCCGCAAGCTCTGGCCCAATCTGATCGCGGCCGCCGACTGGATGCGTGACTACGGCGACAGCAACAACGACGGCCTGATCGACTATCAGCGCGGCGCCGACACCGGCCTGTCCAACCAGGGCTGGAAGGACTCCGAGGATTCCATCTTCCACGCCGACGGTCGCTTCCCCAAGGGTCCGATCGCGCTGCTGGAGGTTCAGGGCTACGCCTTCGCCGCCTGGAAAGCGCTGGGTGATCTGGGCGAGCGCCTGCACGACGACCGCACGACCGAATGGCGGATGCGCGCCGAACAGGTCCGCTCTCTGGTCGAGGAAAAGTTCTGGATGGAGGACGAGGGCTTCTACGCCGTGGCCCTCGACGGCGACGGCCAGCAATGTCGCGCCATCGCCTCCAACGCCGGGCACCTGCTGTTCACCGGCCTGCCGTCGCTTGAACGCGCGCGGCGTGTCACCAAACGCTTGCTGACCGCCGAGTTCCGCACCGGCTGGGGCATCCGCACACTGGAGGTCGGACAGGCCCGCTTCAATCCGATGAGCTATCACAACGGCTCGGTCTGGCCGCACGACACCGCCATGGCCGCCGCCGGCATGGCGGCTTACGGCGAGCGCGACGCGGTCGCCGAAATTCTGGCCGAGATCTACGCTGCGGCCGCCCACTTCCATCTGCGACTGCCTGAGCTGTTCTGCGGCTTCCCGCGTGAGCCGGGCGAGCCGCCCATCGCCTATCCGGTCGCCTGTCTGCCCCAGGCCTGGGCGGCGGGATCGGTCTTCCTGATGCTTCAGGCGACGCTGGGCCTGTCGATCGACGCCTGGACCGAGACGGTCGATCTGGCCGATCCGGTCCTGCCGGCCGGTCTGGATCGTCTGAAGATCACCGGCCTGGAAGTCGGCGGTGCCGTCGTGGATTTGAACATCCAGCACGCCGACGGTCGCGCGGTGGTCATTCCGCACCATAAGCAGGGCAAGGTTTCGATCCGCACTTTGCGATAG
- a CDS encoding site-specific DNA-methyltransferase — protein MSDLKTPVLAKDVIHRGDCIEVLKSLPDASVDMVFADPPYNLQLGGDLLRPDNSKVDAVDDDWDKFASFAEYDAFTRAWLAECRRVLKPEGSIWVIGSYHNVFRLGSAIQDLGFWVLNDIIWRKSNPMPNFKGTRFTNAHETLIWAAKSRDQKRYTFNYDALKAFNEDTQMRSDWTFALCTGEERIKDADGKKAHPTQKPEALLHRVLLSATRPGDVILDPFFGTGTTGAAAKRLGRHYIGIERDETYAEVAETRIASVIPARPEDLMVTGSKRAEPKVPFGALVEAGLLQPGDRLYCPKGEREARVRADGSLVHGSLSGSIHKLGALLENAPACNGWTYWRFKTDQGLKSIDALRSEVRAAM, from the coding sequence ATGTCCGATCTGAAGACCCCTGTCCTCGCCAAGGACGTCATCCATCGTGGCGACTGCATCGAGGTGCTGAAGAGTCTTCCCGACGCCTCGGTCGACATGGTCTTCGCCGATCCGCCCTATAATCTACAGTTGGGCGGCGACTTGCTGCGCCCGGACAATTCCAAGGTCGACGCCGTCGACGACGACTGGGACAAGTTCGCCAGCTTCGCCGAGTACGACGCCTTCACCCGCGCATGGCTGGCGGAATGCCGCCGCGTGCTGAAGCCCGAAGGCTCGATCTGGGTGATCGGCAGCTATCACAACGTCTTCCGCCTGGGATCGGCGATCCAGGACCTGGGCTTCTGGGTGCTGAACGACATCATCTGGCGCAAGTCCAACCCGATGCCGAACTTCAAGGGCACCCGGTTCACCAACGCCCATGAGACCCTGATCTGGGCCGCCAAGTCGCGGGATCAGAAGCGCTACACCTTCAACTATGATGCGCTGAAGGCCTTCAACGAAGACACCCAGATGCGCTCCGACTGGACCTTCGCCCTGTGCACGGGCGAGGAGCGGATCAAGGACGCCGACGGCAAGAAGGCCCATCCGACCCAGAAGCCCGAGGCCCTGCTGCACCGTGTCCTGCTGTCGGCGACGCGCCCCGGCGACGTGATCCTGGATCCCTTCTTCGGCACCGGCACCACCGGCGCCGCCGCCAAACGCCTGGGCCGCCACTACATCGGCATCGAACGTGACGAGACCTATGCCGAGGTCGCCGAAACCCGCATCGCCTCGGTCATACCTGCCCGCCCCGAGGATCTGATGGTCACCGGCTCGAAGCGCGCCGAGCCCAAGGTCCCGTTCGGTGCCTTGGTCGAGGCCGGCCTGCTGCAACCCGGCGACCGCCTGTATTGCCCCAAGGGTGAGCGCGAGGCGCGTGTTCGCGCAGATGGTTCGCTGGTTCACGGTTCGCTCAGCGGCTCGATTCACAAGCTGGGCGCGCTGTTGGAAAACGCACCGGCCTGCAACGGCTGGACCTACTGGCGCTTCAAGACGGACCAGGGCCTGAAATCCATCGACGCTTTACGCTCAGAGGTCCGCGCGGCGATGTAA
- the murC gene encoding UDP-N-acetylmuramate--L-alanine ligase yields the protein MIARLRPVPFDLGPVHFVGIGGIGMSGIAEIMLKIGYSVQGSDAKASANTERLEKLGAKIFIGHDAAHVGEGVSAVVYSTAVKADNPEMKAARERRIPLVRRAEMLAELMRLQFSIAVGGTHGKTTTTSMVAALLDAAGLDPTVVNGGIINAYGTNAKVGDGDWIVVEADESDGSFLRLKSTVAIVTNIDPEHLDHYGDFDGVRKAFVDFVENIPFYGFAAVCLDHPEVQKLVAAIDNRRLVTYGTNPQAMVRAENCQMGPDGARFDVVIQNGETHRIEGLHLPMAGWHNVSNGLAAIAVARELDVSDDAIRTGLAGFGGVKRRFTTTGVVGGVRIVDDYGHHPVEIAAVLKAARQVTEGRVIAVVQPHRYTRLRDLMDEFSTCFSDADSVIVADVYPAGEQPIEGVDKHALTDGVRRYGHRHVQALENAAVLPRLIKDEAKSGDVVVLLGAGDITSWAYGLPAQLEALA from the coding sequence ATGATCGCACGCCTTCGCCCCGTCCCGTTCGACCTCGGTCCCGTTCATTTCGTCGGCATCGGCGGCATAGGCATGAGCGGCATCGCCGAGATCATGCTGAAGATCGGCTATTCGGTGCAGGGCTCGGACGCCAAGGCCAGCGCCAATACCGAACGGCTGGAAAAGCTGGGCGCCAAGATCTTCATCGGCCACGACGCCGCCCATGTGGGCGAGGGGGTCTCGGCCGTGGTCTATTCGACGGCGGTCAAGGCCGACAATCCCGAGATGAAGGCGGCCCGCGAGCGTCGCATCCCGCTGGTGCGCCGGGCCGAGATGCTGGCCGAACTGATGCGGCTGCAGTTCTCGATCGCGGTCGGCGGCACGCACGGCAAGACGACGACGACCTCGATGGTGGCGGCCCTGCTGGATGCGGCGGGCCTGGACCCCACGGTGGTCAACGGCGGCATCATCAACGCCTATGGCACCAACGCAAAGGTCGGCGATGGCGACTGGATCGTTGTGGAGGCGGACGAGAGCGACGGCAGCTTCCTGCGCCTGAAGTCGACGGTGGCCATCGTCACCAATATCGATCCCGAACATCTGGACCACTACGGCGACTTCGACGGGGTGCGAAAGGCGTTCGTGGACTTCGTCGAGAACATCCCCTTCTACGGGTTCGCCGCTGTCTGCCTGGACCATCCTGAGGTGCAGAAGCTGGTTGCGGCCATCGATAACCGGCGCCTCGTCACTTACGGCACGAACCCGCAGGCCATGGTGCGGGCTGAAAACTGCCAGATGGGACCGGACGGCGCGCGTTTCGACGTGGTGATCCAGAACGGCGAGACACACCGCATCGAAGGTCTGCACCTTCCGATGGCCGGTTGGCACAATGTGTCGAATGGCCTGGCCGCCATCGCCGTGGCGCGCGAACTGGATGTCTCGGACGATGCGATCCGCACCGGTCTGGCCGGGTTCGGCGGTGTCAAGCGGCGCTTCACGACCACGGGGGTCGTGGGCGGCGTCCGCATCGTCGACGACTATGGCCACCACCCGGTCGAGATCGCCGCCGTGCTGAAGGCCGCGCGCCAGGTGACGGAAGGTCGCGTCATCGCAGTGGTTCAGCCGCACCGCTACACGCGTCTGCGCGATCTGATGGACGAGTTCTCGACCTGCTTCTCGGACGCCGACAGCGTGATTGTCGCCGACGTCTATCCCGCCGGCGAACAGCCGATCGAAGGGGTGGACAAGCACGCCCTGACCGACGGGGTGCGCCGCTACGGCCACCGTCACGTCCAGGCTTTGGAGAACGCCGCCGTCCTGCCACGCCTGATCAAGGACGAGGCGAAATCCGGCGACGTCGTCGTGCTGCTGGGCGCCGGGGACATCACCAGCTGGGCCTATGGCCTGCCGGCGCAGCTGGAGGCTTTGGCGTGA
- the mutY gene encoding A/G-specific adenine glycosylase, with protein MPDVSPDIDLIRARLLAWYDAHARSLPWRAAVGAPRTEPYRVWLSEVMLQQTTVPHATPYFHAFTTRWPTVSDLAAAEDAEVMGAWAGLGYYARARNLLACARAVAGEHGGVFPDTEAALLALPGVGAYTAAAVASIAFDRAANVVDGNVERVMARLFAVETPVPAARPELRRLAGLFVTDERPGDWAQALMDLGATVCRPKSPSCGACPAASECLGLATGDPARFPMKSKKADRPHRRGAAYVLIDDQGRVAVQTRPKKGLLGGMLGLPTSDWTTGEPDTVPPVEADWRESGAVEHVFTHFSLTLTVMTACVDADGPYRWMPIEAARAALPTVFAKALDRASAPDLFG; from the coding sequence ATGCCTGACGTCTCTCCCGACATAGACCTGATCCGCGCCCGGCTGCTGGCCTGGTACGACGCCCATGCGCGTAGCCTGCCGTGGCGGGCCGCCGTCGGCGCGCCGCGGACCGAGCCGTACCGCGTCTGGTTGTCGGAGGTCATGCTGCAGCAGACGACCGTTCCGCATGCGACGCCGTATTTCCACGCCTTCACCACGCGCTGGCCGACGGTCTCGGACCTGGCGGCGGCCGAGGATGCGGAGGTGATGGGGGCCTGGGCGGGACTGGGCTATTATGCGCGTGCCCGCAATCTGCTGGCCTGCGCGCGGGCGGTGGCGGGCGAGCATGGCGGGGTGTTTCCGGACACCGAGGCGGCCCTGCTCGCGCTGCCGGGCGTCGGCGCCTATACGGCCGCAGCCGTCGCCTCCATCGCCTTCGACCGGGCGGCCAATGTCGTGGACGGCAATGTCGAGCGGGTGATGGCGCGTCTGTTCGCGGTCGAGACGCCGGTCCCCGCCGCCCGGCCCGAGCTGAGGCGACTGGCGGGCCTGTTCGTCACCGATGAGCGGCCCGGAGACTGGGCGCAGGCGCTGATGGATTTGGGCGCCACAGTGTGCCGGCCCAAGTCGCCGTCGTGCGGCGCCTGTCCGGCAGCCAGCGAATGCCTGGGTCTGGCCACGGGCGACCCGGCCCGGTTTCCGATGAAGAGCAAGAAGGCCGACAGGCCGCATCGGCGGGGCGCGGCCTATGTGTTGATCGACGACCAGGGGCGGGTCGCAGTCCAGACGCGGCCCAAAAAGGGGCTGCTGGGCGGAATGCTTGGCCTGCCGACCAGCGACTGGACGACAGGAGAACCTGATACCGTACCGCCGGTCGAGGCCGACTGGCGCGAGTCGGGGGCGGTGGAGCACGTCTTCACCCACTTCAGCCTGACCCTGACGGTGATGACGGCGTGCGTCGATGCAGACGGCCCCTATCGCTGGATGCCGATCGAGGCGGCGCGGGCCGCCCTGCCGACGGTCTTCGCCAAGGCGCTGGACCGGGCGAGCGCGCCTGATCTGTTCGGCTGA
- a CDS encoding DUF721 domain-containing protein, which produces MRRTLPTDAEAREILSRRRTRPVPRPAPRAGKALTPLIKKLDEQFGRGAGALKPRWREIVGDRLARVTRPQKLTKGKGGQPGVLELRVAGAAALLIQHQSEDILARVNLFLGAGTVDRLRIAQGPVAPLKEAAARPKRSAKPPPLPAQAEAGLAASIASAPDDLRAALARLGRVALSRSDIGGD; this is translated from the coding sequence ATGCGCCGCACGCTGCCCACTGACGCCGAGGCCCGCGAGATCCTGTCTCGCCGCCGCACCCGTCCGGTCCCCCGACCGGCGCCGCGCGCGGGCAAGGCGCTGACGCCCCTGATCAAGAAGCTGGACGAGCAGTTCGGTCGCGGCGCCGGCGCGCTGAAGCCCCGTTGGCGTGAGATCGTCGGCGATCGCCTGGCCCGCGTCACACGTCCGCAGAAACTGACCAAGGGCAAGGGCGGCCAGCCCGGCGTGCTGGAGCTGCGCGTCGCCGGCGCCGCCGCCCTGCTGATCCAGCACCAGTCCGAGGACATCCTGGCCCGCGTCAACCTGTTCCTCGGCGCCGGGACGGTGGATCGATTGCGCATCGCCCAAGGTCCGGTCGCCCCTTTGAAGGAGGCCGCCGCCCGTCCCAAACGCAGCGCCAAGCCGCCGCCCCTGCCCGCCCAGGCTGAGGCCGGTCTGGCCGCATCGATCGCTTCAGCCCCCGACGATCTGCGCGCTGCCCTGGCCCGGCTTGGCCGCGTCGCCCTGTCGCGTTCCGACATCGGCGGCGACTGA
- the murB gene encoding UDP-N-acetylmuramate dehydrogenase, translating into MIALPEARGKLLRNEPLAPYTWFRVGGAAEALFIPADAEDLADFLKALDPAVPVTVLGVGSNVIVRDGGVDGVVIRLAGRPWAQITTDGDTVTAGAGALDSMVAKASAKAGIAGLEFYAGIPGTIGGALIMNAGCYGAETKDVLVSAWGLTRTGERVDYALADFGYTYRHSQAPADIIWIEATYRGTADEPEAVAARISEITSRRETTQPIREKTGGSTFKNPEGHSSWKLVDEAGWRGKLHAETGGGAKFSELHSNFMINPGEATAADIEGLGEVVRADVLAKTGVQLEWEIKRIGRAG; encoded by the coding sequence GTGATCGCTCTGCCCGAAGCGCGCGGCAAGCTGCTGCGGAACGAGCCGCTGGCGCCCTACACATGGTTCCGCGTCGGCGGCGCGGCCGAGGCCCTGTTCATTCCGGCGGATGCCGAGGATCTGGCGGATTTCCTGAAGGCGCTGGACCCGGCCGTGCCGGTGACGGTTCTGGGCGTCGGATCGAACGTCATTGTTCGTGACGGCGGGGTTGATGGGGTGGTGATCCGCCTGGCGGGCCGCCCGTGGGCGCAGATCACGACAGACGGCGACACGGTCACGGCCGGCGCGGGCGCGCTGGATTCGATGGTCGCCAAGGCCAGCGCCAAGGCGGGGATCGCCGGGCTGGAATTCTACGCCGGCATTCCGGGCACGATCGGCGGCGCCTTGATCATGAACGCCGGTTGCTATGGAGCTGAGACCAAGGACGTGCTGGTGTCGGCCTGGGGGCTGACGCGGACGGGCGAGCGGGTTGACTACGCCCTGGCCGACTTCGGCTACACCTATCGACATTCCCAGGCGCCGGCCGACATCATCTGGATCGAAGCGACCTATCGCGGCACGGCCGACGAACCCGAGGCGGTGGCGGCCCGGATCTCCGAGATCACCAGCCGGCGCGAGACCACCCAGCCGATCCGCGAGAAGACGGGCGGCTCGACGTTCAAGAACCCCGAGGGCCATTCGTCTTGGAAGCTGGTCGACGAGGCCGGCTGGCGCGGCAAGCTGCACGCCGAAACCGGGGGTGGGGCCAAGTTCAGCGAACTGCACTCCAACTTCATGATCAATCCCGGCGAGGCCACGGCCGCCGATATTGAAGGCCTGGGCGAGGTGGTTCGCGCCGATGTCCTGGCCAAGACCGGCGTTCAGCTGGAGTGGGAAATCAAGCGGATCGGCCGGGCGGGATAA